The window ATTATTTAAGGGAAATAGAAAAACGAATAGGCATTATAAAGAAAATTTGCTTATCGATTATTGGATGGTATAATTACCTTGTGTTTGTTTCTGATAAAATAATAATCGGGAATAGAAACAGTAATGACGCAGATTTAAAAATACAGGCGACTGGAATATCTTCTATTCATGGAGAATTTGTAAGGGATAAAAATGAATTTTATTTTGTTCCAAAATCAGGTAATTCTTATATTTCAGGCGAAATAGTCAAAAATCGAATAAGACTTGATACAGGATATAATATAAAGATTGGAAACACTTTTGTTTTTACTGTTGAATATTTACATGGAGATGCTATGGTTTTATCAATGAATAATAATAGTTCTATTAATCGAGATATTTATAGAATTATTATGATGGGAACAAGCTTTGATATTGGAACTGTTAATTGCCACATTAATTATCCGAGATGTAAAGATAAATACAAGGTTTTTTACAAAGATAAACGATTTAGTATAAAAGATCCATCTAATAAAATTATTGATTTTATGATAGATGATGTTCATAAAATAGGAGATATTGAAGTTCAAGTTACAAGGGGCAGTTGAATATGCTTGATTTATAGATTCTTTAGAAAATTTATAGAAAATATCATTACACTTTTGTAATGAATTTGAAAGATTCTTGCAAGAAACTTTGTATATATAGTGACAAATTTCGTCGGTTAAAGTCGTTTAAAATTTAGAATAATAATATAAATTTCTATTTCTAAGGCAACATCATGAACAATATGAACAATTTATTTGCGGAGATAATTAAAGGCGATGAACAAAGCGAATTTTTAGAATTCATTTCAATGATTGTAAGTTTTGACGAACATTTTCTTTTAAGAAATGATATTTTGTTAAAATTTAAGGAGTTTTGCACAGAATACAAAAAGGATGAGAATTTCTTTTCTGATTCTTCGACAGCAAATTTTATTAAGCGCATATCTGAACTTTTTTTAGTTGACGATAATATTTTTATTATGCATCGTTTTGCAATTGCTCGGTATAAATTTTATAGACTGAATATAAACTGCAAATATATAGAAGAAGTAGATGCTTCAGTCTTTTTATGCAATAAAGACATATATTTTCAAGGATTTGCTGGTGATGGCAGTGTATTGCCTTTTCAAATAGATTTTATGCCTTTTTATGATTATTCGCCTTCAATACGGGATAGTAAAAGTATCGGAGACGGAATAAGATTTTTAAATAAACACCTTTCAAGTAGTCTTTTTCAAAAGTCTTCTGAATGGGGACAAAAATTATTCGATTTTATCAGAATTCATAAATTAAGCGGCAGATCATTACTTGTTAATGGAGAAATTATAAAAAAATTTGACGGTTTTGTGGAATTACTCGAAGATACGATATTATTGCTTAAAAGTAAAGATCCTGATACGCCTTATGCTCAATTAGAAAATGATTTGCAAAAAATAGGTTTTGAAGCAGGATGGGGGAAAGATGCAAAAAGAATAGCCGAAACAATGGAATTTTTATATGATTTGTTTATCGAACCTGACAGTGACATTATCGAAAAATTTATATCAAGAATTCCAATGATATCAAAGATTGCCATTATTTCTCCCCATGGATGGTTCGGTCAAAAAAATGTACTCGGAATGCCCGATACAGGAGGTCAGGTTATATATATTCTTGATCAAGTTAGAGCGCTTGAAAAATATTTAAAGGAAGAATTTTATCTTGCAGGTATTAATTTTGTGCCAAAAATAATAGTGTTAACAAGACAAATTATAAATTGCGAACACACTGACTGCGGCTTGAAACATGAAAAAATAGTTGA of the Desulfobacterales bacterium genome contains:
- a CDS encoding FHA domain-containing protein codes for the protein YLREIEKRIGIIKKICLSIIGWYNYLVFVSDKIIIGNRNSNDADLKIQATGISSIHGEFVRDKNEFYFVPKSGNSYISGEIVKNRIRLDTGYNIKIGNTFVFTVEYLHGDAMVLSMNNNSSINRDIYRIIMMGTSFDIGTVNCHINYPRCKDKYKVFYKDKRFSIKDPSNKIIDFMIDDVHKIGDIEVQVTRGS